One window from the genome of Cryptomeria japonica chromosome 6, Sugi_1.0, whole genome shotgun sequence encodes:
- the LOC131043644 gene encoding uncharacterized protein LOC131043644 — translation MGNYFLYADDEFEVVPEIEDVILLDESSSDCESIAAESVGSSTPQEQLLNFDIVSVGDPNDVWALEFDGSCSSTGSGAGIVFVSLDGKMFPFFFKLQFDNTNNIAEYESLLLGMNVAQKKGIKNLHAQGDVELIVFNDDQHVINFLQTADNFDDLYFDGSQYPSRDAIESVDVETGEKFLQLKGNKIPKGLVSLEKLFDKHDRYVKKQQKSAASTMEYEQQYIDVLAYSYDDLKSFRPKELCDDIPLKFGFAPFHQKQRQYNPKISDTIFAEIQKMLKKNKEGVESPIAFMSYPLKTHEKKFSAMEKHAFAVVKAIKHFRFYILNSHVTALVPDVVVKSILTQQEFGTKRGNWFVGKPKLAALSLKPVVIEEPFQLWGLDFVGPVNPSSSVGHMYILTAIDYFTKWVEAIPTKQATSAIIIDFCFDYGITLSHSSDYYPQGNGQAESSNKNLVTIIRKLVDEKRWTWHKTLYDALLADRITPKRAIDMSPFQLLYGMNAEIPITLELLALKLDKAVEDETYQGSLDKWIMFLSQLEETRAEVVDRIATHQSQVKALFDKKATSREFAVGDQVLLWDKRREPKGMHGKFDSL, via the exons ATGGGCAATTATTTCTTATATGCTGATGATGAGTTCGAAGTTGTACCTGAAATAGAGGATGTCATTTTGCTTGATGAAAGTTCAAGTGATTGTGAGAGTATTGCTGCTGAATCTGTGGGATCCTCAACTCCACAAGAGCAACTGCTCAATTTTGATATTGTCAGTGTTGGTGATCCAAATGATGTTTGGGCATTAGAGTTTGATGGTAGTTGCTCTTCTACTGGATCAGGGGCAGGTATTGTTTTCGTGTCTCTTGATGGTAAGATGTTCCCATTTTTTTTCAAGTTACAGTTTGACAACactaataacattgctgagtatgagtctCTTCTTTTGGGAATGAATGTTGCTCAAAAGAAAGGAATTAAGAATTTGCATGCTCAGGGAGATGTTGAATTGATT GTGTTCAATGATGATCAGCACGTAATCAATTTCTTGCAGACTGCTGATAACTTTGATGATTTGTATTTTGATGGCAGTCAGTATCCTTCAAGAGAtgccattgaaagtgttgatgtggaaactggtgAAAAGTTCCTACAACTAAAGGGTAATAAGATCCCTAAGGGTCTTGTTTCTCTTGAAAAATTGTTTGACAAGCATGATCGCTATGtcaaaaagcaacaaaaatcagCTGCTAGTACAATGGAGTATGAGCAA caatatATTGATGTCTTGGCCTACTCTTATGATGACTTGAAGTCTTTCCGTCCTAAAGAGCTTTGTGATGACATTCCATTGAAGTTCGGTTTTGCTCCTTTCCATCAAAAGCAAAGGCAGTACAATCCGAAGATTTCTGATACCATCTTTGCTGAAATCCAGAAAATGCTAAAG AAGAACAAAGAAGGTGTTGAGTCACCTATTGCTTTTATGAGTTATCCTTTGAAAACTCATGAGAAAAAGTTTTCCGCAATGGAGAAGCATGCCTTTGCCGTAGTAAAAGCAATAAAACATTTTAGGTTCTACATTCTCAATTCTCATGTTACTGCTCTTGTtcctgatgttgttgtcaagtctATTCTTACGCAACAGgaatttggaactaaaaggggcaactgg TTTGTTGGTAAGCCTAAGTTGGCTGCACTTTCTCTCAAGCCAGTGGTAATTGAAGAGCCATTTCAACTGTGGGGATTGGATTTCGTTGGACCTGTCAATCCATCATCTAGTGTGGGTCACATGTATATTCTCACTGCTAtagattactttaccaaatgggtggaggcaattcccACCAAGCAAGCTACCTCAGCAATT atcattgactTTTGTTTCGATTATGGTATTACCCTTTCACACTCGTCTGATtattatccgcaaggaaatggtcaggctgagtcaAGCAATAAGAACTTGGTTACAATAAtcaggaagcttgttgatgagaaacGATGGACTTGGCACAAGACTCTCTATGATGCGTTATTGGCGGATCGTATAACTCCTAAGAGAGCAATCGACATGTCACCATTCCAACTTCTGTATGGAATGAATGCCGAAATTCCTATCACTTTGGAACTTCTAGCATTGAAGCTTGACAAGGCCGTTGAAGATGAAACCTACCAAGGTTCGCTTGATAAGTGGATAATGTTTCTTTCTCAGTTGGAGGAAACAAGGGCAGAGGTGGTAGATAGAATTGCtacacaccaaagccaagtgaaggcgtTGTTTGACAAGAAGGCAACTTCTCGTGAGTTCGCAGTTGGTGATCAAgttttgttatgggacaagaggagggaaccaaagggaaTGCACGGGAAATTTGATTCCCTATAG